From the genome of Anopheles funestus chromosome 2RL, idAnoFuneDA-416_04, whole genome shotgun sequence:
CAGCCGACTAGCCATTTCAGTTGATCATATAGCTATTCTTTTTTCGCATGTTACCATTGATTATTATTCATGATCTTTTCCTATTGATTATTGGACAGTATGAGCATATCGaatgaagggaaaagaaaccttttaatttttcacacgCATCATTTGgcaatttttctttctagCTTGCGCCGTTATCAGTTGTTATCATTGATGGATACGATTAAACCTTTTGTTGAGATATttcaatgtaataaaaaaaaaagtatgaatGTTATTATATACCAACATGTCATCGATAAACGATCATTTAAACCATCTGCAGaacaataattaattacaTGTACTATTCCTTCACGTTTTTATTACATAAATCTTCACAATCAGCTTAActgtacaacaacaaaaaaaactcagtaGCAAAATtagtaatagtagtaaaaGTAGTAGAAGAGAacgaaacaaagaaagaaaacacaaccaatATTAACTACATTCTAAAGAGTGTCTTTCAAACGTTCACtcagattgttttgtttttgtctagCCTCCTCGCGTCCTAGATAgttacataaataaatacaaactTTGCGATCACGTGTCTCTCTGTCTCTATATCTGTCGGTTCGGTCGGTTCGTTCGTTCATTCTTTCATTTAGTTTAGTAGTCTTTCATATAGTTCGAAGCACTACCGGTTGGGACGGAATATGAACCGGAGGAGCAGGAAAAACTTACCTCACCCTTCTCCTTCCCCTGCGTTACTCGTTCTCTCTACGCCCTTCGTCAATGCGATCATTGCGAAAACCGGCTTTTGGCAATGCAATGTAGCGTGGGGACCGTGAAAGTCTTCATCTTCCGGGATTACGGTATTTGATGCTTGTTGCAATGGAGCCTCCAATGTAGTTCCGCTTTCAACCGCTCGTACCACATGATCGGCGGATCGATCGATTTCACTTTCATCTGAATGTGCGCGCGCGTGCACTGGCGCGCATTGACACTGATCTTGGGAAGTTGTTGGATGCAATCTCGTCCCCGCTTCTGCTTTTGCCTCCTTCATGTCTTCGAAGCTGCGTACATTCGTGGatttgcgtgtatgtgtgtttgtgttcgtaTGTGGGTCTATTAAAACATAGATCTTTGCTGCACTGCGGAACAGCGTGATAATAGTGAATGAGATGGTGGATGTATGGAGCAGATGCCTGACTCAAGACCAGATACGCATTAGTATCCAGCAAAGCTGAACGTCTGCTGGGATGGTTTAAAGTCACCATAGTTGTGGTTTGCTGCCACCTCAATCTCGCCACTGTTAATCTCATCCTCGGACGATGCGTGATGTTGCTGCTTGCCACCCACCTTACCGATCTTCGCCTGCAGTGTGTGGCTGTTGCCGAGTCCATGTCCGTCCGAGATCGATTGAGCCACATGTACGAGCGGAATGGCTGCGTGAGCCGCCGCTTCGGCCGCATTGTTCTGCGCTTCTTGGGCCGAGGCGGCCGCCTTATGGGCGGCTTCCTGCGTAGCTTCAAAGTCAACGCGGGCCGAATTGAGCTGCTCCTCGAGCGCTTCCACTCGCTGTTTCGCCGAACCGACCATCTGCGTCTGGGAGGCCAATTCTGCTGCCGCTTCGCTCGCACTCTGTTGCGCGTGTTCGGCTGCTACTTGAGCATTGTTTAGCGCGGACTGCAACACCTGCACATGGTTCAGGGCTTGTTGGGCGGCGTGCTGAGCTGCTTTAGCGGAACGTTTCGCTTGCTGCAGCTGCTGTATCTCCGCATCGAGCGCCTGATGTGCTTCGAGACTTTGCTGCTCGAGACCCTGGAGCAGCACGTGCTTGCCGGCGAGTGCGGCCTGAGCAGTTGCGGCCGCCTGTGAAGCGGCCTGAGCGAGCGTGTTCTGGGCAACGTACGCAGCCTGTTTGGCTGCGGCATGCTGATTCGCTACGGCCGAGTTAGCCTGATCGGCTGAACCTTGGGCAATGGAACGCAACCCACTGCCGGCACTGTAGCCCGATTTGGGCGTGTAGCTGCTACCCGAACTGCTGTAGCCTCCTCCTCCACCTGAGCTGGAAAGTCCCGTCTCGTACTCGTAATCGTAGTCCTTCTTACGGTCTGCACCAGACCGTGCCGTGATACCATCTACGATAGAAACGCAAAAACGAAATTGCATGAAGATTAAATGAAGCCGGAATTAACGATACGGATGCAAATAGGTGGCACGAGTGAGCGTGTGCATATATACGGTACCGATGGCAAACAGGCAAAGCACCAAACCAACAGTGAGGGTGATGTTAACGGACTTCATCTTCGTTGcctgtcgtcgtcgttgtcggtGGAAGCTGGaggtgaaatgaaataacaaaacGGAACAAGTTAGTGTAAAGCGGAAAGGTGGCAAAAAACCGTGTGCTTTCCGTCTGGGTTTGTGCGCGTTTGTCCGGCAAAGTTGCGTAATGCCATTACTATTCGTAtttcaaaaactaaaacatgaCGAATGGGTACAATTCGCGCGAAAGAATTGTGGAAAAAAggcaatttaataaaactattttaatacGTTAGTAAATCATTCGCCTAGAGTGCATTTAACGGATGTCGTgtgggaaaaaacacactaaaACACACTAActtttcattaaatatttttttattatgtttaggtacaaaaataaagttttaaacTTGAATTTAtattaaccatttttttacagtttattATAGAGAAGTATtaccatttttaataaatgcgCAAATTACTgttaatcataaaaaaatatgataaaaatgctTTCCTTCAAAAGCATTTGTTGAAGCATTGTTAAAATCTTTCGTAACAATTCCTACCGAAATGAATTTGTTTGGGTAAATTCTGATACCAGGGAAGCATACATAGTAGAAGACATAATTACTATCACAGAAAGAATCTTTTATCTCTTTTCATCTGTCGATCTCTTCAAAATTCTCTATTTGATGGTTGGTAACAAGATAACATCCATGCGAAGAGGTGACACTTATTCCTTATACCTGTTCTAATTCTGATGTTTCATATAGCTGTCCCGTTTCCGCAAGTTATCACTAATTGTGAGAGAAGATCGTTTGCACTTGACTATTCTATCGATAATGATAGTATAGGTGTAAGTATGAGGGacagtagagagagagaaatttaCAATTGAGAGCAATTCTCATCCAAATTGTTAGACTAATAAATGCTATCTTTTTTGCGGATGATCTTTTGGTACTTGAAATGATTGAAACAACCGTTTCTGGAGGTTTTCATATCAACCACCGGTGGAGACTTCAACGAGCGAGAAGAGAGATAAACAATTCTTTCTATGCTCCATGCACTCAAGTCAAGTTAATCACATCGCTAACCATCGCTaagctaaacaaaaataataaattgaatgtttatcttacttttcttttgctacgaACTAATCGCGTTCAATAAACAACATTATTATTTGGCATTGAGTCAAATGGAATTTCACCAACGCGCGATAAAAGTAATACTTTTCTGACGTTTCTCGCACCAATTGAGTCCGATCGACAATTTTTCTAACACTTTCACGTATGTTTGAGTGTTCAATTGTGTTTGtcttaacaaaacaaaaacacaccgtaaaaaggtaaagaaagaaatacgAACGCTAGTTACTGCGGATGGAGTGAACACGTGAAAGATGTATAATGAAGCTTCCGGCGATTGATTTCTTGGAAGTGAATCCATCGTTCCCGTTGATGGTAATTTGATGAAACATAAATTGAAagttaataatataaaaaaacacacaaaacgccCAACCATCCGCTAAATCGATCGATGGTGATTGATCGTGAAATCGAATCAATtaaaatcgaacgaaacgcTAGATTGTGTGCTATAAGACCCCTTTAGCgtcaatttaatttgttgcataatttaatgaagtaataaaaaattaaaaacacattgtTACATATATTTTGTATCTAAAGCGTGTTCGATCGATAAGGGTGGACGGGCAAAACGTGTTCGATAATCCCTGGAGAAGAAGTAGGTCTACACACGGAACAGGATAAACTGGAAGACCGGACGAAATAATtgtctctccctctctccctaTGGGTGGGAATGGATTGAAAGTGATGAAAACGGGTTAGAGAAATTTTAGTTGCTCCAGTTGTTTAGTTTTGGTTATGTACATATAATAAATGTAACCTCTTATGACACCTATTTGCTAAtttttcaatgctttttttttaacttaaataaTCGATTATTTATCGACGATTAATAATGCAATACAAATTGATTGTTCTCATTAATCAAGCGATTGTGAGTTTTGCTCcacattttattaaattagttAATTTAGAAATGGACAATGTGCTTTAGTTTcataattattattcaatagtgacattttgtttctgtttttttttcctttccggcGGATAATTTCAAATCCTACCCGGAATAACACGTCATTTCGTCTCATTCCACGATCACTCAAAAATCCTCCTTTCCGGCGGATAATTTCAAATCCCACCCGGAATAACCCGTCATTTCGTCACATCACAAGATCACTCAAAAACTCAATAGGAAGCAAATGACTGTATTTTATAATCCTTCATCCATAAAGGACTATAAGATTTCGCAAAACAATTAGCAAAAGTTCACACCCCAATCAAGATAATTTAGtactgcgtgtgtgtttgtgtttttgttttgtttcaaagtgTTCGATTGCTTTAGTGCCATCCGAGCACAAAAGTACCAACAACGCAAGTGTCGAAAGTAATGGACTTTCGCACTTTCACCTGACCATTTCACCTAGGTCTTCCACTTCCTCGCTACTGTGAAGTAAGGTTAGGGAAATTGTGAACTAGCAAAATGCGGAAGGCTCGAGCAcccattggaaaaaaaattgccaaaagtgatattttttttacgatcaaTTCATTTTCGCGTGTTGTGCGCTTCTGCtgatatgcgtgtgtgtgtctaggggttttttgttgttgataccACCATATTTATGATGTGCCATGAAATTGCGTTGAAAAGCGTTACTGACCGGTTccgttgtattttttgtggttgttgtgtTTGATTGATTCATGTTCCGTCAGTCCACGTGCCCATCAGTAAGAGCGATCGCGTGTTATAATGTTTAGTGGAAATGTTACATAACACCCAAACTGATCCGCAGTTTGTGCTGGAAGTAGACCCATTATGTTCATCTCCATAAAGGTTACCCCAAAAAGGGGGTTACAAAACACATATTTTTGGGAGGGTACGAAAAACGGAACATCACAACTCAGGAAGTCGCTTCCGAGTGGTTCGTATCGACGAAATGATATTTAGCCGATGATTAGGCGGTGGTTGGAAGGAAGAGaacaattatttcttttaattgcaATCAAAATATGGCTATTAATCACATAATACTAAAAAAAGAGTTGAAACTGAAGTTAAGTATAAAATAAGAATTAAACCGGAATAGGGTCTGAAAATACTTTTAATGATGTTGTTTAATAATAGCATTATTTTAGAATATTAATGCAGAGAGACAATACAACTTAAAAGGaaagttttcatttgctattattaaaaaaaatgaaaaataaactgtAAATTGCAAACCAGAGaacaaattgaacaaataaaggtaagcaataaaatttacgTTTAGATTTTAGAAATGTCTAGAAAATCCGATTAAAATTCAAAGATTTACAAAAAATGATGTAAGTGCATTTAGTATAAATGGTGTAAAATGTAGAACAAGTGTAAACATTCTCTTTTGTTTACGAAAGTTATTTgaagttaaattattttatgtaaGCAATTATGAGAAATTATtgatttacgattttttttcaaacctgATCAATCTTTTCTGTAATATACTTTAGCATTAACTTTTTATAATATTGTGGATATGACAAGCAGCTTATTGGACAAAAAATcgccattttttaaattgatgttGCAATTTACCAGCAAATTCATTTTCTTATATCGTTTATTAATATTCTACAcataaatactttttttctcttttatatttttatttatgttattttttaaattttcattacgaCGAGGATGACTAATTTAATATCTTAATCTTGTtttataagatttttttattattaaccaCTCGGTCGAGTAGGAGCTTCGTATACTATATATCTTAGTCCGTGGGCTAaattaaagtattaaaaaaatagtttattttctACGTACCACAAATGAAATTGCTTCTCGTAAAGAAGATTTCAACACGTTGTTTAACCACCAGTCACACAGCAATGCTTTGCaataaaacactttcaatCACTAGTTTTTCTTCACCTCAAACCGGCTACGATTTGAATATTCCGATcaacgaaagaaagagaatgaGGATATAACACAAACCCAACAGCACTACAGGAAATGCACACTAGTCGGTGTAATTAGGAACAACAAACGATGTTTAATGCTTAACAAAACTGCAACACTGCTGCACAATGGTGAAAAACTGCTTGTAAAAATTCACGAAAAAATCACACCAAATAAAAAGCCACACCAAAAAAGACGAGGAACTACTAACACGCCGTCCTAACAATCGAACCGACAAATTGCCAATGCTGCCTTCCGACTTCGATCGGGCGCATTTTTATAGATACCGCCACAGAAACCGCTCACAGCGCCATGCGGTGCGGTTCGTCCTGCTCGTgcgaaaactaaacaaaaaaaaaatacatccaaAACCACGAACCCCCTCCTGTTGGGTTACCTGGGCTCCATCTTTCTTCATTGcaggggtttttggtttgttttgctttcgttcgttttcctCGTTCGTAGACGCacggtttttctctctttcccctGTTCGAACTAGTAGGAGATAGTTTAGGTTCCGCAAGGCTTATTACAAACGAATTCGGATGAAAAACGATAGAAAATGAAATGGCACACGAATGGGGTTGATGTTTCGGTTTCAGGTGCCCGGTGCATACGCACCGATCGGACGCGATCGTTACGGTGGGAAGCTGCGGGTGCGGAATCTCTCGATCGATAGtttttcccgttcgttccgttcctTTCACCTGCGCGCTATGATTGGACCGGACAATCGCGAACACAAAGGTTCGTGCCGTTCGAAGCCTGTACGAAAACGAAAGCGCGTTCGGCTTAGTGGTCCGCTCGGTGCACTGTGGAACAAATTGATTGGATTACTACTGAtgtagtattttttgttttgttgatataCCATTAGCTGATAAGTGTAAATTACACTTAAATTTGTTCAGCTTTTATTACGGAGAAGTTaactaataaatataaattaaactaagaattaaactttattttactttttaacaCTTAAAACAGGTACTTGCTTTATTATTGGTAATTACTtaacaaacaatttcgaaCAGCTGCATTaagtttttaaagattttttttaagttcgtCATTGAGAATAGATTTGTAAAAATCATGTATCAATTAATTTAGAATTGTTCAACACtaaaaaatgaatgtgaaaagCTTTACACTCAAAATAACTGGTCGGTTAGttttaatgttaataaatatttaaagtagAATTAGTCCTTTGAAGTGTGATAAACGGAAATGCTAGGTGTTGTGAACATAATTGAAATGTAATATACATACAGTATTTTTACGTGTATAAGAACCGATACACTAAACTTTCAAGGATTTaagattgtattttttatctgAATAATCCtaaggttttttctttgtttgttttgaagaaatgttttgttaagATGTTTTTAGATCTTagctttttagttttttctacttttcttCACTTAACTTTACCCCAAAATGGACCATTGGAATGCATTttagaaattcttttttttgtattggaaCATAAACTTGAGGATCGCTGCTAAGTGGGATAACGTGCAGAATTAGTTGTCTTATAAAAAGATTACATATTTTCTAtagttaaaaatttaaattttcaagaaCAGTGCCAATTTTACGCGTGTGCAGTCCATAATTTTTGGCGCTATTCACCAAAGACAAAACCTGAACAGAAGTTTCGTTTCTGCACCTTTCAGTAATCCGGGAATATGAACAGATCGTTTTGCTATACTTATCatatgattatttatttatttacctcCCGTTAAGTATCCCTTGAGTTTGCCCATAGTGCAGCCACTAATCACGTACACTCATCGTTGCCACTTCACACTTATGTACTTCTTTGAAGTACACAGACAGGCGAGTGCGCGCGCGTTCGAACGCATGCATTgctaacaccaaaaaaaaagtgtcaaaagtggccatttttttaagcaaaaggTTTAATTCAAAATCTGACCGAATAAGTGTACCGAACCCAGCAGGGTTGGTGGCGGAAATTTTTGAACTTCCTTACCCGTTTATGCACCTATTCCAGGCCATTTCCGCAGCGATCCGCATAGGCGCAATCGAAGAAAGGCGCGTAATAAAAAACCAACCGCAAagtgaatattttttgttgttacttttCCCATTCCGTTACCGGTTTACCTTCGCTCCTGGAAGCGGTTTGTTTGtctacattttgttttgcttcccgtGTGTGATCGTGATCTTCTTGTGTGAAGAGGTTCGAATTGTTTCGGACAGACATGGGTAGTTTGCATCCCACTCGATAagataattttccatttaccccattcaacaacaaaaaaaaggaaaacgaaataGATGTAACCTAATGGGAGGCTAAGCATTTTTGTTACCGTTTGCAAATTATCTTTTGAATcgttaaattttgctacaatcAGAAAAAAGACCCCAACATTTGAAGTCTGCAATGTACTTTGCCGTTAACGAAAATAAAGGTTCCGGCATCTTCAATCATAAACCCCGAACCTACTCGGGgaagcttttcctttcctaATCTTATCGCCGGTCAAGCCAAGTGGACAAGAAACGAAGTgcgcgaaaaaaaagtgcgaagcaaaacaaacgtacGTACGCCGGGTGGAAAACCAGTGCCCAAGGGATTGAATCAACACCCGAGTTACATGAAGGCTTGCTTCTTATCCTATTGCGCAATCCGTGTGGCGCATCCGTGCACGGTGCATTGTGAGAAGCACGCGCCACCGGTCACCAGGGGCGAATGGAGGAGAatcggaaaaagggaaaaccctGTCCAGATGGGCGCTTTACACATGGATGCGCGTAGGTTTCCATCCGACTGATAGTGGTTGTACCACGCGTGATTGACCACAACAGGCGGATTACTCTTCCCCAAAAATTCGTTACACCGTTCGGCAGCAACAAAAGGGAAACAGGCGCCTCACACTAGACGCTGAACAGTTTCATCTTCAACTCGCAAGCGGCACACGCATTTTGGATAAGTAATGGTAGTAAGAAACACTTTATGAAGGTGAAAACGATTAATATGCGCTAAACGCTTATCTGAGGAAGTACCTGATTGATCATTATAACGATGATGGTGAGAGCAAAGTTTCGTAACATTTACCCAAAAAGGCCCCCTATCTTCCCGCCAAGACCAAGATGCTGTTGGTTATGACCTAAGGCAAAGCATAATTATGCCTCttaccgtgtttcattattttgtgaGTTGCAGCACATTTGTCTTGCGCTCCTGGTGCACGCGGGGGCTTCTGGTTGTAGCTAGTGATATTAATCGGGAATACATTTTATCACGTTGTTCGGTTTTATAACCACCCAAATCGAATCAGAAGAAGTGAGGTACGGTATTGTGCAAAATAAGGGCACAGTTAGTTCATTCGATGATCCAATTCTTCAGCAAAGACATTCTTTTCCCTGGGTTAAAGTGGCTCTTTTGAGTGATGTTGTTGAGAGGTGTAGTAAATGGTGCTACTTTTGTAACGTCAAACATTCTAATTGTACAATCGAAATTGAATTAgcagaaacaaagcaaataaataaattgatcttGCCACATTCTAGAAACTGGAGCAACATAAGGTAGAAGATTGcatcaatttcaaaacaaactaatCACGGTACGAattgttgattattttaataaatattacaacCATTTCAGTTAT
Proteins encoded in this window:
- the LOC125766172 gene encoding uncharacterized protein LOC125766172; the protein is MKSVNITLTVGLVLCLFAIDGITARSGADRKKDYDYEYETGLSSSGGGGGYSSSGSSYTPKSGYSAGSGLRSIAQGSADQANSAVANQHAAAKQAAYVAQNTLAQAASQAAATAQAALAGKHVLLQGLEQQSLEAHQALDAEIQQLQQAKRSAKAAQHAAQQALNHVQVLQSALNNAQVAAEHAQQSASEAAAELASQTQMVGSAKQRVEALEEQLNSARVDFEATQEAAHKAAASAQEAQNNAAEAAAHAAIPLVHVAQSISDGHGLGNSHTLQAKIGKVGGKQQHHASSEDEINSGEIEVAANHNYGDFKPSQQTFSFAGY